AGTCGTTGTCGCCGGCGGTGGCCAGCACGCCCTCCCCGTGCCCGGCGCTGCCCTCGGCGTCCTCTTGCGCGGAGCTCTGCCACTGCCAGCGAGCGATCTCCGGCATGTCCTCGCCGTACCGGCGGATGTACTGCCGGTGGCGCAGGATCGCGTCCTTGAGCTCCTGGCGGGCGTAGCCGGCTGCGTCGCCGAGCCGGGGGACCCGGTCGATGACGTCGATCGCCAGGGAGAACCGGTCGATCTCGTTGAGCACGCACATGTCGAACGGCGTCGTCGTGGTGCCCTCCTCCTTGTACCCGCGAACGTGCAGGTTGACGTGGTTCGTGTGCCGGTAGGTGAGCCGGTGGATGAGCCAGGGGTAGCCGTGGTAGGCGAAGACGATCGGCTTGTCCTGGGTGAAGATGGCGTCGAACTCCCGGCGGGTCAGCCCGTGCGGGTGCTCTGAGGCGTCCTGCAGCCGCATCAGGTCGACGACGTTGACGACTCGGATCCGGATGTCGGGGAAGAATCCGCGCAGGATCTCCACGGCAGCCAGCGTCTCCATCGTCGGGACGTCGCCGGCGCAGGCCATCACGACGTCCGGCTCACTGCCCTGGTCGGTGCTCGCCCAGTCCCAGATCCCGATGCCCCGGGCGCAGTGCAGCGCGGCCTGCTCGGCGTTCAGCCACTGCGGCGCCGGCTGCTTTCCGGCGACGATGACGTTGACGTACTGCTTGGTGCGCAGGCAGTGGTCGGTCACCGACAGCAGCGTGTTGGCGTCCGGCGGCAGGTAGACCCGCACCACCTCGGCCTTCTTGTTGACGACGTGGTCGATGAAGCCGGGGTCCTGGTGGGAGAAGCCGTTGTGGTCCTGCCGCCAGACGTGGCTGGACAGCAGGTAGTTCAGCGACGCGACCGGACGGCGCCAGGGGATCTCGTTCGTCACCTTCAGCCACTTGGCGTGCTGGTTGACCATCGAGTCGACGATGTGGATGAACGCCTCGTAGCAGGAGAAGAACCCGTGCCGGCCGGTCAGCAGGTAGCCCTCCAGCCATCCCTGGCAGGTGTGCTCGGAGAGGATCTCCATCACCCTCCCGTCCGGGGCTAGCGCGTCGTCCTCCGGCAGGGTTTGCGCGTTCCAGGCCCGGTCGGTGACCTCGAGGACGTCCTGCCAGCGGTTGGAGTTGTTCTCGTCCGGGGAGAACAGCCGGAAGTTTGACTGGTCGGCGTTGGCGGCCATGACGTCGCGCAGGAACCGGCCCATCACCCGGGTCGCCTCGGCCGCGGTCGCGCCGGGCCGCGGGACGTCGACCGCGTAGTCCTGCCAGGCGGGCAGCCGCAGCGGGACGAGCAGCTCGCCGCCGTTGCTGTGCGGGTTCGCGCTCATCCGCCGCTGGCCGGCCGGGTGCAGGTCGGCGATCTGCGGGACCGGGCGACCCTGCTCGTCGAAGAGCTCCTCGGGCCGGTAGGAGAGCATCCAGGTCCGCAGCGCCTCGAGGTGGTCAGGGTTCTGCCGGGTGTCGGCGAACGGGACCTGGTGGCTGCGCCAGTAGTCCTCGACCTTCTTGCCGTCGATCTCCGCCGGACCGGTCCAGCCCTTGGGGGAGCGCAGCACGATCATCGGCCAGGTGGGCCGCTCGGTCGCTCCGCCGGAGCGGGCCGCCTGCTGGATGGCAGTGATCCGGTCCATGCACGCGTCCATCGTTGCGGCGAACCGCTGGTGCATGTCGGCCGGGTCGGAGCCGGCGACGACGAACGGCTCGTACCCGTAGCCGCGCATGAGGTCGAGCAGCTCGGACTCCGGGATGCGGGCCAGCACGGTCGGGTTGGCGATCTTGTACCCGTTGAGGTGCAGGATCGGGAGCACGGCGCCGTCCCGGCGGGGGTCGAGCCACTTGTTCGAGTGCCAGGACGTCGCGAGCGGTCCGGTCTCGGCCTCACCGTCACCGACGACAGCCGCGACGACAAGGTCCGGGTTGTCGAAGACCGCACCGTAGGCGTGCGAGAGCGCGTAGCCGAGCTCACCGCCCTCGTTGATGGACCCCGGGGTCTCCGGGGCGACGTGGCTGGGGATGCCGCCGGGGAAGCTGAACTGGGTGAACAGCCGCTTCATGCCCTGGGCGTCCCGGCTCACCTCGTGGTAGATCTCCGAGTAGGTCCCCTCGAGCCAGGCGGCGGACACGATCGACGGGCCCCCGTGCCCCGGGCCGATGACGTACATCATGTTGACGTCCCGCTGCATGATCACCCGGTTGCAGTGGGCGTAGATGAAGTTCAGGCCAGGGGAGGTGCCCCAGTGGCCGAGCAGCCGTGGCTTGACGTGCTCCGGCTTCAACGGCTCCCGCAGCAGCGGGTTGTCCATGAGGTAGATCTGGCCGACCGACAGGTAGTTCGCCGCGCGCCACCAGGCGTCGATCGCGGCGAGCTGAGCGTCGTCCAGGGGACTGGTGGGCTGTTCCTGCGAGTTCATGCGCCCATTCTGCCGTGCACCGCGGCCGCTCGCGAGAGGCCGGACGTCCCCCACGGCGGTGGCCGGTGAGCCGGCGCGTCGCGGGCGGCTTGCTCGTCCACCGACGGACGCCGGCCGGGGACGTCGAGCTGCTGCTCGCCCACATGGGAGGCCCCTACTGGGCGGGTCGGGACGCCGGAGCGTGGTCCGTCCCCAAGGGTGAGCCCGAGGACGGCGAGGACCTGCTGAGCGCCGCCCGCCGCGAGTTCACCGAGGAGCTGGGTCTGCCGCCTCCCGATGGCGAGCCGGTCCTGTTGGGCGAGGTCCGGCAGCGCAGCGGGAAGGTCGTCACCGTGTGGGCGGTGGCGGGCGACCTCGACCCGGCCCACGTCGTGCCCGGCACCTTCGAGCTGGAGTGGCCGCCGCGGTCCGGTCACCGGGTCCGGGTGCCGGAGGTCGACCGGGTCGCGTGGTTCTCCCCGGACGACGCCCGCCGGCTGCTCGTCAGCGGCCAGGCCGTGCTCGTCGACCGGTTGCTCGAGCTGCTGGGCACCGGCCCCGCCGGGCCCGCCGGGACCTAAGCCCCTCGCCCCCCGGTGCCGGCCGACCGCAGGATCGGTGCACCGGGTGACGACGGAGGCGGTGGCACCGATGACGACGAGGACCCCTGAACCGCAGCTGTCCGAGCAGGTCCGGGCCATGGCGGAGGCGGCACGGCTGGCGCCGTCGGTGCACAACACCCAGCCCTGGCGGTTCCGCGCCCTGGCCGACGGGCTCGCCGTCCACGAGGACGTCGACCGGGCGCTGCCCGTGCTGGACCCGCAGGGCCGGCTACGGACGATCTCCTGCGGCGCCGCAGTGCTCAACGCCGTGGTCGCCCTCGCCGCGGCCGGCAGCACGCCGCGGGTGGAGCTCTTGCCCGAGGGCCCTGACTCCACCCTGCTGGCCGTCGTCCGCGCCGGTCCGTCGCACCCGCCGTCCGTCGACGACCTCGCCGACGCCGAGGCGGTCCCGCGGCGGCGCACCCACCGGCGGGTGCACAGCCCGGAGCCGGTGGACTCCGACGTCCTGGGCGACCTCGAGCGCTCGGTGGCCCGCGAGGGGGCCCGGCTCACGGTGGTCGACCGGGCCACCCGGCGCGCCGTGGCCAGGCTGCTGACCCGGGCGGTCCAGACTCAGGCCACCAACGGCGAGCTCGTCGGCGAGATCGACGCGTGGATCCGGCACTGGGGGACCGGGGAGGAGCCCGTCGACGGGATCCCCGTCGGGTCGCTGGGCACCGCTCCCTACCCCGTGGACTCCCTCGTGCAGGAGCAGACCGACACCGGCGTCGTGCGCGCGGAGGAGGTCGAGGAGGTCCTGGACACCTCCACCCTCGTGGCCATCAGCACGTCGGGCGACCGGCGACGGGACTGGCTGGCCGCAGGGATGGCCCTCGAGCGGCTGCTGCTGCGGGCGACCGGGGCCGGACTGGTCGCGACGTACGCCGACCAGGCCACCCAGGACCCCCGGACCCGCCAGGAGCTCGCCGAGGTGCTCGACGTGCTCGGCTTCCCCCAGGTCGTGCTGCGGCTCGGCCACCCGCTGGTGGACGTCCCGCCCACCCCGCGCCGCCCGCTGGAGGAGCTGCTCACCTAGGCCAGCCCGAGGGCGTGCGCCTCCTCCCACAGCTCGTCGCGGACCTGCGGGTTGGCGGCGTGCTCGATGAGGTTGCGCGCCTGGCCACGCTCGTCCCGGCCCCAGATCTCCGCCGTTCCCTGCTCGGTGACCACGGCGCTCGGCTGGAACGACGTCACCGGCTCGTCGACGAGCGGCACGATCGTCGAGACGAGCGCCTTGGGGTGCCACGAGCGCAGTGCCATCAGCGCCTGCCCGCCGGGTGACTGCAGTGCCCCGACGATGAAGTCCGTCTGGCCACCGAAGCCGGAGTAGATCCGGGTCGCGATGCGTGAGGCGTTGGCCTGGGCGAACAGGTCCACCTGCAGCGCGGTGTTGACGCTGGTCATCGCCGGGTTGTGGGCGATGGCTGCCGGGGCGTTGGTCCGCTCCGTGCGCAGCAGCCGGACCCGCTCGTTGCCGTCGAGCCAGCGGTACAGCTCCTCGGAGCCGAACACGAACGAGGTCGTCAGCGGCGTCCCCGGGTCCAGCGCGCCGGCCGCGTCCAGGCCGAGGACGCCGTCGCTGAACATCTCCGTCCAGATCCGCAGCCCGCGGCGGTCGGTGAGGGCCGCCAGCGTCGCGTCCGGGACGGCGCCGATCCCGGTCTGCAGGGTCGCGCCGTCCCCCACCCGGGCCGCCACCCGCTCACCGATCGCCGCGGAGGTGTCGTCGACCGGCAACGGGGTGTGGGCCGGCAGCGGCTCGTCGATCTCGACGCCGGCGTCCACGTCGTCGAGGGGCAGCACCGCGTCCCCGTACGTCCACGGCATCTGCGGGTTCATCTGCACGAGCACCAGACCGCCACGGGCTCGTGCCGCCTCCACGGCGGCCGGCAGCACGTTCACCTCGGTGCCGAGGGAGACCGCGCCGTCCCGGGGCGTCGTCGTGTGCAGGACCACGACGTCCGGCGGCAGGGTGGTGGAGAACAACCGGGGAACCAGCGACAGCCGGCTCGGCACGTAGCTGAGCCGGGGGTGGCGCCGCTGTGCCGGTCCCACGAACGCCGTCTCCGGGACGACGCCCTCCCGGTCGGGCAGGCCGGCCTGGCCGTTGAGCACGAACAGCCGGTACGCGGGCAGCGCGGCGTCGACGGCTCCCAGCAGGGTGGCCGG
This DNA window, taken from Kineosporiaceae bacterium SCSIO 59966, encodes the following:
- a CDS encoding phosphoketolase family protein; this translates as MNSQEQPTSPLDDAQLAAIDAWWRAANYLSVGQIYLMDNPLLREPLKPEHVKPRLLGHWGTSPGLNFIYAHCNRVIMQRDVNMMYVIGPGHGGPSIVSAAWLEGTYSEIYHEVSRDAQGMKRLFTQFSFPGGIPSHVAPETPGSINEGGELGYALSHAYGAVFDNPDLVVAAVVGDGEAETGPLATSWHSNKWLDPRRDGAVLPILHLNGYKIANPTVLARIPESELLDLMRGYGYEPFVVAGSDPADMHQRFAATMDACMDRITAIQQAARSGGATERPTWPMIVLRSPKGWTGPAEIDGKKVEDYWRSHQVPFADTRQNPDHLEALRTWMLSYRPEELFDEQGRPVPQIADLHPAGQRRMSANPHSNGGELLVPLRLPAWQDYAVDVPRPGATAAEATRVMGRFLRDVMAANADQSNFRLFSPDENNSNRWQDVLEVTDRAWNAQTLPEDDALAPDGRVMEILSEHTCQGWLEGYLLTGRHGFFSCYEAFIHIVDSMVNQHAKWLKVTNEIPWRRPVASLNYLLSSHVWRQDHNGFSHQDPGFIDHVVNKKAEVVRVYLPPDANTLLSVTDHCLRTKQYVNVIVAGKQPAPQWLNAEQAALHCARGIGIWDWASTDQGSEPDVVMACAGDVPTMETLAAVEILRGFFPDIRIRVVNVVDLMRLQDASEHPHGLTRREFDAIFTQDKPIVFAYHGYPWLIHRLTYRHTNHVNLHVRGYKEEGTTTTPFDMCVLNEIDRFSLAIDVIDRVPRLGDAAGYARQELKDAILRHRQYIRRYGEDMPEIARWQWQSSAQEDAEGSAGHGEGVLATAGDND
- a CDS encoding NUDIX domain-containing protein; this translates as MGGPYWAGRDAGAWSVPKGEPEDGEDLLSAARREFTEELGLPPPDGEPVLLGEVRQRSGKVVTVWAVAGDLDPAHVVPGTFELEWPPRSGHRVRVPEVDRVAWFSPDDARRLLVSGQAVLVDRLLELLGTGPAGPAGT
- a CDS encoding nitroreductase, which encodes MTTRTPEPQLSEQVRAMAEAARLAPSVHNTQPWRFRALADGLAVHEDVDRALPVLDPQGRLRTISCGAAVLNAVVALAAAGSTPRVELLPEGPDSTLLAVVRAGPSHPPSVDDLADAEAVPRRRTHRRVHSPEPVDSDVLGDLERSVAREGARLTVVDRATRRAVARLLTRAVQTQATNGELVGEIDAWIRHWGTGEEPVDGIPVGSLGTAPYPVDSLVQEQTDTGVVRAEEVEEVLDTSTLVAISTSGDRRRDWLAAGMALERLLLRATGAGLVATYADQATQDPRTRQELAEVLDVLGFPQVVLRLGHPLVDVPPTPRRPLEELLT
- a CDS encoding acetyl-CoA hydrolase, with the protein product MKTIELDAVHGLLARVPGEQPRVVASGNFATPATLLGAVDAALPAYRLFVLNGQAGLPDREGVVPETAFVGPAQRRHPRLSYVPSRLSLVPRLFSTTLPPDVVVLHTTTPRDGAVSLGTEVNVLPAAVEAARARGGLVLVQMNPQMPWTYGDAVLPLDDVDAGVEIDEPLPAHTPLPVDDTSAAIGERVAARVGDGATLQTGIGAVPDATLAALTDRRGLRIWTEMFSDGVLGLDAAGALDPGTPLTTSFVFGSEELYRWLDGNERVRLLRTERTNAPAAIAHNPAMTSVNTALQVDLFAQANASRIATRIYSGFGGQTDFIVGALQSPGGQALMALRSWHPKALVSTIVPLVDEPVTSFQPSAVVTEQGTAEIWGRDERGQARNLIEHAANPQVRDELWEEAHALGLA